AACATTTGGCGATAATCATAAAGAATTAAACACATGAATACTAAGAACGAGTAGATCGATCATGAAGCAATCTTCTTAATCAAGAGGTACTACctacaaaaaaaatatatttcaTATGTTAGTTTTAAACCTTCGCgttaatataacttataattaCAAAAGTACACTTTAAGAAGGTCATACCTCGACATAATTTCTTGGCCATGCAATAGGCGTGCCTATAGCTTCAATAATTGTGTCCATATGTCCATACGGCCTAACCAGCTCTTCGTCTTATTGAATTACCACCTGAGGATTAATCGAACAGTATCTTGAACCAATCCCTTTCCCTCCCACCACCTCTTTTGGATCTAAACTCAAAACCCATCCTCTTGCTACTATGTCAAACGGCTTGTGAATGCTCCTTAGATATACTTCAGACTGAACCCGAATATCATTTTACAGCAAATAAGAGTTAAAACTATACGGAGTATTTGTTATCATTGAGAAGGCAAAGTTTTTTATAGCATAAACATACCCGTAAAGGTGGAGGTTCAACTACTGGTGAGGTTACTGGGGAAATAGTTGAATCACTGTTTAAACGATTCTTTTCCCGATTCAGTTGTGCTGTTTCCGCCTCTAATTCCACGATCCTTGATTTCAACATTTGATTCTCTCATATGTAAGCAATACGAGCCGGTGTTACACCCCATAGATCAGTAGCCCGGACACCTAAGCCTTATAGGTCAGCATTTCCATATTTATCGTTTCCCTTCACCTTCGAGAAAATGTCATCTGGCCCAGGCTCATCGCTTGTACCAGGTGGAATGTTCTTTTTAAGTTCATTCATTTCACGCTGTATCAAGCATAATAAACATCGTAAGTCAGAATCCACATGTTAAAACAGTTTGATCAGCGTAGCAGAAATATTACACATGAGCAAAATCATTCTGTCAAAAAATTGACACTAGTAACAATATTACTTACAATGGCATCTTGAGCTTCCAAGCAATTTGTATTGCCGTTATTAGAGAAACACTTTTCAAACATTTCAAAATGGCTTGGTTCTTGACCATTATTTTTTTCCTGTTTCAATTAAATTAAAATTGGTTTAACAATAAATGATATCCACATATTATCATAAAATAACTTTTTCCCCTTTAATTAATTACCTTCAACTCTTCTCGAACACGTGCATAACTCTTTTTTCCAGTGACTTGCATCAGCTTCTTCTTCGCCCGATTCGATTTGTTTTTTTCACTAACTTACTGAGGTAGGAAAGTGATGTCTCATAAACGACAATACattgatataactaatatataagATGTGGCAGGATAATAATTACATACCTTGTTGCGTCTTCTATTCCAGTACCTTACAAGTTTTTGACAATGATCTTCTTGGACTTGTGAACACCTAGAATTATACTGTTCTTGGAGTGATAAAGTTGGATCATAGTATTGCTTTTTTAATCTTGACTTCCAATTCTTTACCTTCCTCCCTAATGATCTCAAGATCCACCCTTCAGTAATAGCAGGAACATCGAATTTCGACTACAATAATAACATGTAACTTGATCAATTAAGTGCACTCGTAGTACAAATACAGAATTCTGAATATGTACCTTTACTACGTTAAGCAATGAATTCCTTTTAGCAACATGTTTCTTTTTATCAGAACTTAGTTTACTCCATCTCCTATAGATTAGGTAATAAACGCTACTCCTGGCCATGGTTCCCAAGAAATGGGTGAGTTCACTAGTAGTTTTACTAACTGGTTGCccaaaattattaaacaaaacaaTGATTCGAATTCTGTCTTCTTTTCCCCAAGTTTTTATCATTTTTGTTGGGCCTCTTTTTGGTCTGATCTTTTCGCTCGTTTCTgcgtaataaaataaataaacagcCAACAATCCCAATCAATTAAATGAATCAAACAGTGCATATAAGCAACCTGATAGACAAAGATAACCTCCTGTAGTTTCTGTGATGTCAACTCTGTCATCTTCATCCATAAGTTGAAGCTCGTCATCATCTTCTGGTATTTCATCACAAATGTCATAATATGAGTTATAATGTAAGAATTATACATTCAAAGAAAGATTCGTCTTAGTTGAGAAAATTTACCGTATTCAATTTCCCTGTCATATTGTCTGTGGTAATCTTCATTATCGTCATACATATATGTTAGTGTATCACAATAGTCATAATGAAAGTTAGAATATACTTAAGTATTAGTAAACAAATGAAAGATTCATGTGACCATAGCAAATATACCGTCTGCATATTCAGTTTCTTGATTTTCTGCATGCAGTTCATTCTCATCTCTATTGAAGACGTCGTTGCCAGTTTCATTTTGTTCTTCATTCCTATTTGCTTCTGTAATTGCAATAAAAATAATATGAAATTGTATAAGTATATATTCATAATGATACTAGTCATTACCCATCTTCTATTAAGGGAACTAAATCTTGTAATCCTATTGATCCACGTGACATCTCCCCTCACATACTTTCACTGTTCACGATTGGGCAACTCTCCACCACACAAAATAAAAAACGTGGCGTGCTAGGGTAAACAAAAAGCCATGTCCTCTGATCTTCACCATCTCCTCTGATCCTTTTCTCTGTCTCCTCTCCCACTAACCCTAAAAGCTCTC
This genomic stretch from Rutidosis leptorrhynchoides isolate AG116_Rl617_1_P2 chromosome 11, CSIRO_AGI_Rlap_v1, whole genome shotgun sequence harbors:
- the LOC139874824 gene encoding uncharacterized protein; the encoded protein is MEANRNEEQNETGNDVFNRDENELHAENQETEYADDYHRQYDREIEYEDDDELQLMDEDDRVDITETTGETSEKIRPKRGPTKMIKTWGKEDRIRIIVLFNNFGQPVSKTTSELTHFLGTMARSSVYYLIYRRWSKLSSDKKKHVAKRNSLLNVVKSKFDVPAITEGWILRSLGRKVKNWKSRLKKQYYDPTLSLQEQYNSRCSQVQEDHCQKLVRYWNRRRNKKKLMQVTGKKSYARVREELKEKNNGQEPSHFEMFEKCFSNNGNTNCLEAQDAIREMNELKKNIPPGTSDEPGPDDIFSKVKGNDKYGNADL